The following are from one region of the Falco biarmicus isolate bFalBia1 chromosome 1, bFalBia1.pri, whole genome shotgun sequence genome:
- the VPS33A gene encoding vacuolar protein sorting-associated protein 33A isoform X1 → MAAHLSSGRVNLTALREAGRRELREFLDKCAGSKAIVWDESLTGPFGLIAQYSLLKEHEVEKMFTLKPGRLPQADVKNIIFFVRPKLELMDIITDNVLREDRGRSPQRDFHILFVPRRSLLCEQWLKEQGVLGSFIHREQYSLDLIPFDGDLLSMESESAFKECYLESDQTSLYHAAKGLMTLQALYGTIPQIFGKGECARHVANMMIRMKREFPGSQNSIFPVFDTLLLLDRNVDLLTPLATQLTYEGLIDEIYGIQNTYVKLPPEKFAPKKQGEGGKDLPTEPKKLQLNSAEELYAEIRDKNFNAVGSVLSKKAKIISAAFEERHHAKTVGEIKQFVSQLPHMQAARSSLANHTSIAELIKDITTSEDFFDNLTVEQEFMSGIDTDKVNNYIEDCIAQKHPLIKILRLVCLQSVCNSGLKQKVLDHYKREILQTYGYEHVLTLNNLEKAGLLKPQTSGRNNYPTIRKTLRLWMDDVNEQNPNDISYVYSGYAPLSVRLAQLLARPGWRSIEEVLKMLPGPHFEERQQLPTGLQKKRQHGENRVTLVFFLGGVTYAEIAALRFLSQMEDGGTEYVIATTKLINGTSWIKSLMEKLEPAPF, encoded by the exons ATGGCGGCGCATCTCAGCTCGGGGCGCGTTAACCTGACGGCACTGCGCGAAGCGGGGCGCAGGGAGCTGCGCGAGTTCCTCGATAAGTGCGCGGGCTCCAAG GCTATCGTGTGGGACGAGTCGCTGACCGGGCCCTTCGGGTTGATCGCGCAGTACTCGCTGCTGAAG GAACATGAGGTGGAGAAGATGTTCACGCTCAAGCCGGGCCGCCTGCCGCAGGCAGATGTCAAGAACATCATCTTCTTCGTCAGGCCCAAGCTGGAGCTGATGGACATCATCACGGACAACGTGCTCAG GGAGGACAGAGGCCGTTCTCCCCAGAGGGACTTCCACATCCTCTTCGTGCCGCGCCGCAGCCTGCTGTGCGAGCAGTGGTTGAAGGAGCAGGGTGTGCTGGGGTCCTTCATCCACCGAGAGCAGTACAGCCTGGACTTGATACCCTTCGACGGAGACCTGCTCTCCATGGAGTCTGAGAGTGCGTTCAAG GAATGTTACCTGGAGAGTGACCAGACGAGTCTGTACCATGCGGCAAAGGGGCTGATGACGCTGCAGGCTCTCTACGGAACCATCCCACAGATTTTTGGGAAGGGCGAGTGTGCCCGG cACGTGGCTAACATGATGATCAGGATGAAGCGTGAGTTCCCTGGAAGCCAGAACTCGATATTTCCCGTCTTTGATACGCTCTTGTTGCTGGACCGCAATGTTGATCTGCTGACGCCATTAGCTACGCAGCTGACGTATGAAGGGCTGATAGATGAAATCTATGGAATTCAGAACA ctTATGTGAAACTCCCTCCTGAGAAGTTTGCCCCAAAGAAGCAGGGCGAGGGTGGGAAGGATCTCCCCACAGAACCCAAGAAGCTCCAGCTGAACTCTGCTGAAGAGCTGTATGCTGAAATCCGAGACAAGAACTTCAATGCTGTGGGGTCAGTGCTGAGCAAGAAAGCCAAGATCATCTCAGCAGCCTTTGAG GAAAGACACCACGCGAAAACCGTTGGAGAGATTAAGCAGTTTGTCTCACAGTTGCCACACATGCAGGCAGCAAGAAGTTCTCTAGCAAACCACACCTCCATTGCAGAGCTCATCAAAGATATCACCA CATCTGAAGATTTCTTTGATAATTTAACAGTGGAACAAGAGTTCATGTCTGGAATAGACACAGACAAG gttaACAATTACATTGAAGACTGCATAGCTCAAAAACATCCATTAATCAAGATCTTACGTCTCGTTTGCTTGCAATCTGTATGCAATAGTGGACTGAAGCAGAAGGTTCTGGACCATTACAAAAGAGAGATCCTCCAG ACTTATGGCTATGAACATGTATTGACCTTAAACAACTTAGAAAAGGCTGGACTCCTGAAACCTCAGACAAGTGGTAGGAATAACTACCCAACGATCAGAAAAACCCTGCGCTTATGGATGGATGATGTTAACGAACAG AACCCAAACGATATTTCCTATGTGTACAGTGGCTATGCTCCACTGAGCGTACGCCTGGCACAGCTACTGGCTCGGCCAGGGTGGCGGAGCATAGAGGAGGTGTTAAAGATGCTGCCAGGTCCCCATTTTGAAGAGAGACAGCAGTTACCTACTGGCCTTCAGAAAAAGC GTCAACACGGTGAGAACCGAGTCACTCTGGTGTTCTTCCTGGGAGGTGTAACGTATGCAGAAATTGCTGCACTGCGATTTCTGTCCCAGATGGAAGATGGAGGCACAGAATATGTCATTGCCACTACAAAACTCATCAATGGAACAAGCTGGATTAAATCCTTGATGGAAAAACTGGAGCCTGCCCCTTTCTAG
- the VPS33A gene encoding vacuolar protein sorting-associated protein 33A isoform X2, whose product MDIITDNVLREDRGRSPQRDFHILFVPRRSLLCEQWLKEQGVLGSFIHREQYSLDLIPFDGDLLSMESESAFKECYLESDQTSLYHAAKGLMTLQALYGTIPQIFGKGECARHVANMMIRMKREFPGSQNSIFPVFDTLLLLDRNVDLLTPLATQLTYEGLIDEIYGIQNTYVKLPPEKFAPKKQGEGGKDLPTEPKKLQLNSAEELYAEIRDKNFNAVGSVLSKKAKIISAAFEERHHAKTVGEIKQFVSQLPHMQAARSSLANHTSIAELIKDITTSEDFFDNLTVEQEFMSGIDTDKVNNYIEDCIAQKHPLIKILRLVCLQSVCNSGLKQKVLDHYKREILQTYGYEHVLTLNNLEKAGLLKPQTSGRNNYPTIRKTLRLWMDDVNEQNPNDISYVYSGYAPLSVRLAQLLARPGWRSIEEVLKMLPGPHFEERQQLPTGLQKKRQHGENRVTLVFFLGGVTYAEIAALRFLSQMEDGGTEYVIATTKLINGTSWIKSLMEKLEPAPF is encoded by the exons ATGGACATCATCACGGACAACGTGCTCAG GGAGGACAGAGGCCGTTCTCCCCAGAGGGACTTCCACATCCTCTTCGTGCCGCGCCGCAGCCTGCTGTGCGAGCAGTGGTTGAAGGAGCAGGGTGTGCTGGGGTCCTTCATCCACCGAGAGCAGTACAGCCTGGACTTGATACCCTTCGACGGAGACCTGCTCTCCATGGAGTCTGAGAGTGCGTTCAAG GAATGTTACCTGGAGAGTGACCAGACGAGTCTGTACCATGCGGCAAAGGGGCTGATGACGCTGCAGGCTCTCTACGGAACCATCCCACAGATTTTTGGGAAGGGCGAGTGTGCCCGG cACGTGGCTAACATGATGATCAGGATGAAGCGTGAGTTCCCTGGAAGCCAGAACTCGATATTTCCCGTCTTTGATACGCTCTTGTTGCTGGACCGCAATGTTGATCTGCTGACGCCATTAGCTACGCAGCTGACGTATGAAGGGCTGATAGATGAAATCTATGGAATTCAGAACA ctTATGTGAAACTCCCTCCTGAGAAGTTTGCCCCAAAGAAGCAGGGCGAGGGTGGGAAGGATCTCCCCACAGAACCCAAGAAGCTCCAGCTGAACTCTGCTGAAGAGCTGTATGCTGAAATCCGAGACAAGAACTTCAATGCTGTGGGGTCAGTGCTGAGCAAGAAAGCCAAGATCATCTCAGCAGCCTTTGAG GAAAGACACCACGCGAAAACCGTTGGAGAGATTAAGCAGTTTGTCTCACAGTTGCCACACATGCAGGCAGCAAGAAGTTCTCTAGCAAACCACACCTCCATTGCAGAGCTCATCAAAGATATCACCA CATCTGAAGATTTCTTTGATAATTTAACAGTGGAACAAGAGTTCATGTCTGGAATAGACACAGACAAG gttaACAATTACATTGAAGACTGCATAGCTCAAAAACATCCATTAATCAAGATCTTACGTCTCGTTTGCTTGCAATCTGTATGCAATAGTGGACTGAAGCAGAAGGTTCTGGACCATTACAAAAGAGAGATCCTCCAG ACTTATGGCTATGAACATGTATTGACCTTAAACAACTTAGAAAAGGCTGGACTCCTGAAACCTCAGACAAGTGGTAGGAATAACTACCCAACGATCAGAAAAACCCTGCGCTTATGGATGGATGATGTTAACGAACAG AACCCAAACGATATTTCCTATGTGTACAGTGGCTATGCTCCACTGAGCGTACGCCTGGCACAGCTACTGGCTCGGCCAGGGTGGCGGAGCATAGAGGAGGTGTTAAAGATGCTGCCAGGTCCCCATTTTGAAGAGAGACAGCAGTTACCTACTGGCCTTCAGAAAAAGC GTCAACACGGTGAGAACCGAGTCACTCTGGTGTTCTTCCTGGGAGGTGTAACGTATGCAGAAATTGCTGCACTGCGATTTCTGTCCCAGATGGAAGATGGAGGCACAGAATATGTCATTGCCACTACAAAACTCATCAATGGAACAAGCTGGATTAAATCCTTGATGGAAAAACTGGAGCCTGCCCCTTTCTAG
- the VPS33A gene encoding vacuolar protein sorting-associated protein 33A isoform X3 yields the protein MAAHLSSGRVNLTALREAGRRELREFLDKCAGSKAIVWDESLTGPFGLIAQYSLLKEHEVEKMFTLKPGRLPQADVKNIIFFVRPKLELMDIITDNVLREDRGRSPQRDFHILFVPRRSLLCEQWLKEQGVLGSFIHREQYSLDLIPFDGDLLSMESESAFKECYLESDQTSLYHAAKGLMTLQALYGTIPQIFGKGECARHVANMMIRMKREFPGSQNSIFPVFDTLLLLDRNVDLLTPLATQLTYEGLIDEIYGIQNTYVKLPPEKFAPKKQGEGGKDLPTEPKKLQLNSAEELYAEIRDKNFNAVGSVLSKKAKIISAAFELQQEASSANEIQTSGLL from the exons ATGGCGGCGCATCTCAGCTCGGGGCGCGTTAACCTGACGGCACTGCGCGAAGCGGGGCGCAGGGAGCTGCGCGAGTTCCTCGATAAGTGCGCGGGCTCCAAG GCTATCGTGTGGGACGAGTCGCTGACCGGGCCCTTCGGGTTGATCGCGCAGTACTCGCTGCTGAAG GAACATGAGGTGGAGAAGATGTTCACGCTCAAGCCGGGCCGCCTGCCGCAGGCAGATGTCAAGAACATCATCTTCTTCGTCAGGCCCAAGCTGGAGCTGATGGACATCATCACGGACAACGTGCTCAG GGAGGACAGAGGCCGTTCTCCCCAGAGGGACTTCCACATCCTCTTCGTGCCGCGCCGCAGCCTGCTGTGCGAGCAGTGGTTGAAGGAGCAGGGTGTGCTGGGGTCCTTCATCCACCGAGAGCAGTACAGCCTGGACTTGATACCCTTCGACGGAGACCTGCTCTCCATGGAGTCTGAGAGTGCGTTCAAG GAATGTTACCTGGAGAGTGACCAGACGAGTCTGTACCATGCGGCAAAGGGGCTGATGACGCTGCAGGCTCTCTACGGAACCATCCCACAGATTTTTGGGAAGGGCGAGTGTGCCCGG cACGTGGCTAACATGATGATCAGGATGAAGCGTGAGTTCCCTGGAAGCCAGAACTCGATATTTCCCGTCTTTGATACGCTCTTGTTGCTGGACCGCAATGTTGATCTGCTGACGCCATTAGCTACGCAGCTGACGTATGAAGGGCTGATAGATGAAATCTATGGAATTCAGAACA ctTATGTGAAACTCCCTCCTGAGAAGTTTGCCCCAAAGAAGCAGGGCGAGGGTGGGAAGGATCTCCCCACAGAACCCAAGAAGCTCCAGCTGAACTCTGCTGAAGAGCTGTATGCTGAAATCCGAGACAAGAACTTCAATGCTGTGGGGTCAGTGCTGAGCAAGAAAGCCAAGATCATCTCAGCAGCCTTTGAG ttACAGCAAGAGGCAAGTAGCGCAAATGAAATACAGACCTCTGGACTGCTCTGA